In Antennarius striatus isolate MH-2024 chromosome 8, ASM4005453v1, whole genome shotgun sequence, a single window of DNA contains:
- the slx4 gene encoding structure-specific endonuclease subunit SLX4 isoform X4 — MDDSALDFVDLRSKLLKRNRKKPLEPRQSKKTEHQSCQAGDGVKRGRSKEARRSKCAGTQPLCRDAEQPVVCEGTGFDSAEAWSSAGLRAEQSLMAKDKVLLKMQQFRRSSPQRLLHTERSLAQNPEDDSDPSSHLIQRQESFSADISPEPEDSDEALALQLQQELNREAAQVQTADLEDEGLFFCHICHRNLSHMTSDGRLQHLNRCLDHSEKSASAPALLPPPPPPPRVPDCPICGKNFKSQKSRLTHLKRCSSDMGVTPAVLLQALQRQADETKNTNTLTEIGSAKRKRPANPSQKKPKKKAEPLDEDTMVALALSSSMLEQEREPERPVQKEANAALKWRPAADKGCGKRKRQAIFRPPPFLLVQNAETALTKLQERVSALLVISRSPSPPTPTRCTSSLPGWSGFAPLWQKSTLMDEGSTCQSDFYTPELREFIAPWKSATSDSFTYANDKHEPVQSTSEGTLVVGTMASTLQNVASTPGTAQLPLKSQTLRHPMELADHSMTLSQCAYTDSRPDKEQNTSLVPDLELNSFVRDKSQKQADLCVSKFLPKNSFIPSVNTNPETRQTDKRAVNDHLRHPSVALSRLASDLSSMVNNPQLCDVQLQVDTGEVYFAHSFMVYARCPLLAEMVHECGFGVQEDGMHAAQRVLISEVPAQAVLAFLHYLYTASCSIPASLLPHVLELACRFDLQELQQLCSQNYASTFGDEETYLNQEDNVTNQTDQEFMALLISMWNEDESTDVDERKAFEKDCHTNEFTTDETEICEENVNEEELEEIYEFSATQKKKGEEKEDDDLVEDEGGKEVFTTLTESRSSSTSFLVKKIQNCEDGEASLLHSTSGQPKMYIPKLQNHHSTQTPSSKLSNKSLNHSSASAIDDLSVSLPPASSLPAAGLSVGQGTATLDMSKGLPFMSECQGPHSPESQQIKKEPELIVLSDSSDETDVLLCCHSPSHHSPQTVKNLQRQTQIKTQPVPKPNKSSHDNSSSNLEFSPETPFAQIQTCNQSTLECSPELSWLIPNTPLQHGQSTTTSSTQTRSRMCRTKLFPQGDDLQPSLSVLSPPLPLNRLQTSHSSTTDPSQIKPTEDCIPRIKLQETVSCSSSFDLSFCPTVTNSCDVAEVKQINTLTTSQSKFPHLSSSTSSKEVTPCYIQAQPCSSTPLHTELHLSPAPLATSMLNSNLDKRRTRQGRDKVPTETSPERTELGSFHLSLLSDPSDQSVSYSNRGIKISQRHSDSSHRSGQSEFSSCDNTGSNPVRSDITDELGQSEAAEETRLTEHDVRHSFMTRDDPPIAFNDSWALDVCLDANLKDEQELSLSQQQTDMLCSSVGFQPSPPGDSIPLLNSLCPVADSSTPKVHSLQPSRLVSPDLTTQNTPEDSKSLLDSKIWDAWEEEEVEEVETQTLPLSQRLNPSAQLKTPASSHTKRRTLVPITPMPHYSDMDTPELKNKLSRFGVRPLAKRQMILKLKEIHQYTHQLESSDSDDGTSSAGCTAKMTLQPTNLVIAGKKPHFCAQTMKLKDPIAPAFTSPLKDKEEGNQSASQSFDTVSSGTIEESERSNPELCHSSDDESESDVTPSQKRTCLRAVQSFILSDPELYTQILQYQPLVLSQLHKRLKASGIRLSSAKLMDFLDSQCITFTTAKPSHSAPGCRRGKKMGRGAKAVNESKRCKESSVTAIH, encoded by the exons ATGGATGACTCGGCTCTAGATTTCGTCGATCTCCGCTCGAAGCTGCTAAAACGAAATCGCAAGAAACCCCTTGAGCCCAGACAGTCAAAGAAGACGGAGCACCAGTCCTGTCAGGCAGGTGATGGAGTCAAGAGGGGGAGAAGTAAAGAAGCTCGTCGGTCCAAGTGTGCTGGAACACAGCCTCTTTGCAGAGATGCAGAGCAGCCTGTGGTCTGTGAGGGGACTGGGTTTGATTCAGCGGAGGCCTGGTCGTCAGCAGGACTGAGAGCTGAGCAAAGTTTGATGGCAAAAGACAAAGTTCTTCTCAAAATGCAACAGTTCAGGAGATCCTCCCCACAGAGGTTGTTGCACACAGAAAGGAGCCTGGCTCAAAACCCTGAGGATGACAGCGATCCTTCATCACACCTGATACAGAGACAAG AGTCTTTCAGCGCAGACATCAGCCCAGAACCAGAGGACAGTGACGAGGCTCTGGCcttgcagctgcagcaggagctaAACAGGGAAGCAGCACAAGTCCAGACAGCggacctggaggatgaaggccTCTTCTTCTGTCATATCTGCCACAGAAACCTGTCACACATGACCTCCGATGGGCGATTACAGCACCTCAACAG ATGTTTGGATCACAGTGAAAAAAGTGCCTCAGCTCccgctcttcttcctcctcctccccctccacctcgTGTCCCTGACTGTCCAATATGTGGCAAGAACTTCAAATCCCAAAAGAGTCGCTTGACTCACCTGAAGAGATGTTCTTCAGACATGGGTGTGACTCCAGCTGTGCTGCTGCAGGCTTTACAAAGACAGGCTGATGAGActaagaacacaaacacact TACAGAGATTGGAAGTGCTAAAAGAAAGAGACCAGCCAACCCTTCACAGAAGAAGCCCAAAAAGAAGGCTGAGCCCTTGGATGAAGACACTATGGTAGCCCTGGCTCTGTCTTCCTCCATGCtagaacaagagagagagcCGGAGAGACCTGTACAGAAAGAGGCTAATGCAGCGTTGAAGTGGAGGCCAGCTGCAG ATAAGGGATGTGGGAAGAGGAAAAGGCAAGCCATCTTCCgacctcctcctttcctccttGTTCAGAATGCTGAGACAGCTCTGACAAAGCTGCAGGAACGTGTTTCTGCTCTTCTTGTAATCAGCCGGTCCCCCTCTCCTCCTACCCCAACCCGCTGCACCAGCAGTCTGCCTGGTTGGAGTGGATTTGCCCCCCTCTGGCAGAAAAGCACACTAATGGATGAAGGTTCCACCTGTCAGTCTGATTTCTACACCCCAGAACTGAGGGAGTTCATCGCTCCTTGGAAATCAGCAACA AGTGATTCGTTCACATACGCAAACGACAAACATGAACCTGTTCAGTCAACAAGTGAAGGAACCCTTGTCGTAGGAACCATGGCATCCACATTACAAAATGTGGCATCTACTCCAGGGACAGCACAGCTTCCACTGAAGAGCCAGACACTCCGGCACCCGATGGAGCTAGCTGACCATAGCATGACACTCTCTCAGTGTGCCTACACTGATTCAAGGCCTGACAAAG AGCAGAACACCAGTTTGGTCCCAGACCTCGAGCTGAACAGCTTTGTACGGGACAAGTCACAGAAGCAAGCTGACCTCTGTGTGAGCAAGTTCCTTCCAAAGAACTCGTTCATTCCCTCAGTCAACACCAACCCCGAAACAAGACAGACTGATAAGCGAGCAGTGAATGACCATTTACGCCACCCATCG GTGGCGCTGTCCAGACTTGCATCAGATCTGAGCAGCATGGTGAACAACCCTCAGTTGTGTGATGTGCAGCTCCAGGTGGACACTGGAGAGGTCTACTTTGCTCATTCCTTCATGGTTTATGCTcgctgccctctgctggcggaaatg GTACATGAATGTGGTTTTGGGGTGCAGGAGGATGGAATGCATGCAGCCCAGAGGGTGTTGATCAGTGAAGTACCAGCACAGGCAGTGCTTGCTTTTCTGCACTATCTCTACACAGCCAGTTGCTCGATCCCTGCATCCTTGCTGCCTCATGTCCTGGAGCTTGCATGCAG GTTTGACTTGCAGGAACTTCAGCAGCTTTGTAGCCAAAATTATGCATCAACTTTTGGAGATGAGGAAACCTACCTGAACCAGGAAGACAATGTTACCAACCAAACAGACCAGGAGTTTATGGCGCTCCTGATCTCCATGTGGAACGAAGATGAGAGCACAGATGTAGATGAAAGAAAAGCTTTTGAAAAAGATTGTCACACAAATGAATTCACAACAGATGAAACGGAGATATGTGAAGAAAACGTGAACGAAGAAGAACTGGAAGAGATCTATGAGTTTTCTgccacacagaaaaagaaaggagaagagaaagaggatgaTGATTTGGTTGAAGATGAAGGTGGAAAAGAAGTGTTCACAACACTGACAGAGTCAAGAAGCAGCTCCACAAGCttccttgtaaaaaaaattcagaactGTGAGGATGGAGAGGCCTCGTTGCTCCACTCTACCTCTGGCCAGCCAAAGATGTATATCCCTAAATTGCAAAATCATCACTCAACTCAAACACCTTCATCTAAACTGTCTAACAAATCCTTAAATCATTCTTCAGCAAGTGCAATTGATGACCTTTCCGTCAGTCTCCCACCTGCATCCAGCCTGCCTGCTGCAGGTCTGTCCGTGGGTCAAGGTACTGCTACCTTGGACATGTCTAAAGGTCTTCCTTTTATGTCAGAATGCCAAGGTCCTCATTCTCCTGAATCAcagcaaataaagaaagaaCCTGAGCTCATAGTTTTGTCTGATTCAAGTGATGAGACTGATGTTCTACTTTGTTGCCACAGTCCTTCACATCATTCTCCACAAACTGTCAAGAACCTTCAAAGGCAAACCCAGATCAAAACTCAACCTGTCCCGAAACCTAATAAATCCTCCCATGACAATAGTTCCAGCAACTTAGAGTTTAGTCCTGAAACTCCATTTGCACAAATTCAAACATGTAATCAGAGTACTTTGGAATGTTCTCCAGAGCTTTCCTGGCTGATTCCAAACACACCACTCCAACATGGGCAAAGCACCACAACCAGTTCAACTCAGACGAGAAGCAGGATGTGTAGGACGAAGCTCTTCCCTCAAGGTGATGATTTACAACCGTCACTCTCTGTTTTATCTCCTCCTTTACCACTCAACAGACTTCAGACCtcacacagttcaaccacagatCCGTCCCAAATCAAACCAACAGAAGACTGCATTCCCAGAATTAAATTGCAGGAAACGGTTTCTTGTTCCTCCAGCTTTGATCTAAGTTTTTGCCCAACAGTAACCAATAGCTGTGATGTGGCTGAAGTTAAACAAATTAATACACTAACCACAAGCCAGTCAAAGTTCCCACACCTGTCAAGTTCTACTTCCTCTAAGGAGGTCACCCCTTGTTACATACAGGCCCAGCCTTGCAGCAGCACTCCCCTGCATACTGAGCTCCACTTGTCCCCCGCTCCTCTTGCCACCTCCATGCTCAACAGTAACCTTGATAAGCGCAGGACAAGACAAGGGAGGGATAAGGTACCAACTGAGACCAGCCCAGAGAGAACAGAGTTGGGGAGTTTTCATCTTTCCCTGCTGTCTGACCCTTCAGATCAATCAGTTTCTTACTCGAACAGAGGTATTAAAATATCACAAAGGCACAGTGACTCCTCTCATCGAAGTGGACAATCAGAGTTCAGCAGTTGCGACAACACAGGGTCTAATCCAGTAAGGAGCGACATCACTGATGAATTGGGGCAGTcagaagcagcagaagaaacCAGACTGACAGAACATGATGTCAGGCATAGTTTCATGACCAGGGATGACCCCCCCATAGCTTTCAATGACTCATGGGCCCTTGATGTCTGTTTAGATGCCAACCTGAAGGATGAGCAGGAGCTAAGTCTGTCTCAGCAACAGACAGACATGCTTTGTTCCTCTGTAGGCTTCCAGCCTTCACCACCTGGTGACAGTATCCCTTTATTGAATAGCTTGTGCCCTGTGGCTGACTCCTCTACACCCAAAGTCCACAGTTTACAACCATCCAGGCTAGTATCACCTGATCTGACAACTCAGAACACTCCAGAGGACAGCAAAAGCCTCCTGGACTCGAAAATATGGGACGCctgggaagaagaggaggttgAGGAGGTGGAGACTCAAACTCTCCCTCTTTCGCAAAGGTTGAATCCTTCTGCTCAGCTCAAAACACCTG catcatctcACACAAAAAGGCGTACATTGGTGCCCATCACTCCTATGCCCCACTACTCTGACATGGACACGCCAGAACTCAAGAACAAACTCAGCAG ATTCGGTGTTCGGCCTTTGGCAAAGCGCCAGATGATCCTTAAATTGAAGGAGATTCATCAGTACACCCACCAGCTGGAGAGTTCGGATTCTGATGATGGGACCTCATCTGCAGGCTGCACAGCCAAGATGACGCTCCAACCCACTAATTTGGTAATCGCTGGCAAGAAGCCACACTTCTGTGCTCAGACAATGAAGCTTAAAGATCCCATTGCGCCAGCTTTCACATCCCCTCTAAAAGACAAGGAGGAAGGCAATCAATCTGCCTCACAGTCCTTTGACACCGTTTCAAGTGGAACAATTGAAGAATCTGAAAG GTCCAACCCTGAGCTGTGCCACTCCTCTGATGACGAATCAGAAAGTGACGTCACTCCCTCCCAGAAAAGGACATGCCTCCGTGCTGTGCAGTCCTTCATTCTGTCTGATCCAGAACTGTACACTCAAATCCTCCAGTACCAGCCTTTGGTTCTGTCCCAGCTCCACAAGCGACTTAAGGCATCCGGAATCCGCTTGAGTTCTGCCAAGTTGATGGATTTTCTGGACTCCCAGTGCATTACTTTTACCACTGCCAAACCGAGCCACTCTGCACCCGGATGCAGGCGAGGAAAGAAGATGGGCAGAGGAGCAAAGGCGGTGAATGAAAGTAAAAGATGCAAGGAAAGCAGTGTCACAGCAATCCATTGA
- the slx4 gene encoding structure-specific endonuclease subunit SLX4 isoform X2: MDDSALDFVDLRSKLLKRNRKKPLEPRQSKKTEHQSCQAGDGVKRGRSKEARRSKCAGTQPLCRDAEQPVVCEGTGFDSAEAWSSAGLRAEQSLMAKDKVLLKMQQFRRSSPQRLLHTERSLAQNPEDDSDPSSHLIQRQESFSADISPEPEDSDEALALQLQQELNREAAQVQTADLEDEGLFFCHICHRNLSHMTSDGRLQHLNRCLDHSEKSASAPALLPPPPPPPRVPDCPICGKNFKSQKSRLTHLKRCSSDMGVTPAVLLQALQRQADETKNTNTLTEIGSAKRKRPANPSQKKPKKKAEPLDEDTMVALALSSSMLEQEREPERPVQKEANAALKWRPAADKGCGKRKRQAIFRPPPFLLVQNAETALTKLQERVSALLVISRSPSPPTPTRCTSSLPGWSGFAPLWQKSTLMDEGSTCQSDFYTPELREFIAPWKSATSDSFTYANDKHEPVQSTSEGTLVVGTMASTLQNVASTPGTAQLPLKSQTLRHPMELADHSMTLSQCAYTDSRPDKEQNTSLVPDLELNSFVRDKSQKQADLCVSKFLPKNSFIPSVNTNPETRQTDKRAVNDHLRHPSVALSRLASDLSSMVNNPQLCDVQLQVDTGEVYFAHSFMVYARCPLLAEMVHECGFGVQEDGMHAAQRVLISEVPAQAVLAFLHYLYTASCSIPASLLPHVLELACRFDLQELQQLCSQNYASTFGDEETYLNQEDNVTNQTDQEFMALLISMWNEDESTDVDERKAFEKDCHTNEFTTDETEICEENVNEEELEEIYEFSATQKKKGEEKEDDDLVEDEGGKEVFTTLTESRSSSTSFLVKKIQNCEDGEASLLHSTSGQPKMYIPKLQNHHSTQTPSSKLSNKSLNHSSASAIDDLSVSLPPASSLPAAGLSVGQGTATLDMSKGLPFMSECQGPHSPESQQIKKEPELIVLSDSSDETDVLLCCHSPSHHSPQTVKNLQRQTQIKTQPVPKPNKSSHDNSSSNLEFSPETPFAQIQTCNQSTLECSPELSWLIPNTPLQHGQSTTTSSTQTRSRMCRTKLFPQGDDLQPSLSVLSPPLPLNRLQTSHSSTTDPSQIKPTEDCIPRIKLQETVSCSSSFDLSFCPTVTNSCDVAEVKQINTLTTSQSKFPHLSSSTSSKEVTPCYIQAQPCSSTPLHTELHLSPAPLATSMLNSNLDKRRTRQGRDKVPTETSPERTELGSFHLSLLSDPSDQSVSYSNRGIKISQRHSDSSHRSGQSEFSSCDNTGSNPVRSDITDELGQSEAAEETRLTEHDVRHSFMTRDDPPIAFNDSWALDVCLDANLKDEQELSLSQQQTDMLCSSVGFQPSPPGDSIPLLNSLCPVADSSTPKVHSLQPSRLVSPDLTTQNTPEDSKSLLDSKIWDAWEEEEVEEVETQTLPLSQRLNPSAQLKTPAPVHKSSGEHRHCLYDCVSSASSHTKRRTLVPITPMPHYSDMDTPELKNKLSRFGVRPLAKRQMILKLKEIHQYTHQLESSDSDDGTSSAGCTAKMTLQPTNLVIAGKKPHFCAQTMKLKDPIAPAFTSPLKDKEEGNQSASQSFDTVSSGTIEESERSNPELCHSSDDESESDVTPSQKRTCLRAVQSFILSDPELYTQILQYQPLVLSQLHKRLKASGIRLSSAKLMDFLDSQCITFTTAKPSHSAPGCRRGKKMGRGAKAVNESKRCKESSVTAIH, encoded by the exons ATGGATGACTCGGCTCTAGATTTCGTCGATCTCCGCTCGAAGCTGCTAAAACGAAATCGCAAGAAACCCCTTGAGCCCAGACAGTCAAAGAAGACGGAGCACCAGTCCTGTCAGGCAGGTGATGGAGTCAAGAGGGGGAGAAGTAAAGAAGCTCGTCGGTCCAAGTGTGCTGGAACACAGCCTCTTTGCAGAGATGCAGAGCAGCCTGTGGTCTGTGAGGGGACTGGGTTTGATTCAGCGGAGGCCTGGTCGTCAGCAGGACTGAGAGCTGAGCAAAGTTTGATGGCAAAAGACAAAGTTCTTCTCAAAATGCAACAGTTCAGGAGATCCTCCCCACAGAGGTTGTTGCACACAGAAAGGAGCCTGGCTCAAAACCCTGAGGATGACAGCGATCCTTCATCACACCTGATACAGAGACAAG AGTCTTTCAGCGCAGACATCAGCCCAGAACCAGAGGACAGTGACGAGGCTCTGGCcttgcagctgcagcaggagctaAACAGGGAAGCAGCACAAGTCCAGACAGCggacctggaggatgaaggccTCTTCTTCTGTCATATCTGCCACAGAAACCTGTCACACATGACCTCCGATGGGCGATTACAGCACCTCAACAG ATGTTTGGATCACAGTGAAAAAAGTGCCTCAGCTCccgctcttcttcctcctcctccccctccacctcgTGTCCCTGACTGTCCAATATGTGGCAAGAACTTCAAATCCCAAAAGAGTCGCTTGACTCACCTGAAGAGATGTTCTTCAGACATGGGTGTGACTCCAGCTGTGCTGCTGCAGGCTTTACAAAGACAGGCTGATGAGActaagaacacaaacacact TACAGAGATTGGAAGTGCTAAAAGAAAGAGACCAGCCAACCCTTCACAGAAGAAGCCCAAAAAGAAGGCTGAGCCCTTGGATGAAGACACTATGGTAGCCCTGGCTCTGTCTTCCTCCATGCtagaacaagagagagagcCGGAGAGACCTGTACAGAAAGAGGCTAATGCAGCGTTGAAGTGGAGGCCAGCTGCAG ATAAGGGATGTGGGAAGAGGAAAAGGCAAGCCATCTTCCgacctcctcctttcctccttGTTCAGAATGCTGAGACAGCTCTGACAAAGCTGCAGGAACGTGTTTCTGCTCTTCTTGTAATCAGCCGGTCCCCCTCTCCTCCTACCCCAACCCGCTGCACCAGCAGTCTGCCTGGTTGGAGTGGATTTGCCCCCCTCTGGCAGAAAAGCACACTAATGGATGAAGGTTCCACCTGTCAGTCTGATTTCTACACCCCAGAACTGAGGGAGTTCATCGCTCCTTGGAAATCAGCAACA AGTGATTCGTTCACATACGCAAACGACAAACATGAACCTGTTCAGTCAACAAGTGAAGGAACCCTTGTCGTAGGAACCATGGCATCCACATTACAAAATGTGGCATCTACTCCAGGGACAGCACAGCTTCCACTGAAGAGCCAGACACTCCGGCACCCGATGGAGCTAGCTGACCATAGCATGACACTCTCTCAGTGTGCCTACACTGATTCAAGGCCTGACAAAG AGCAGAACACCAGTTTGGTCCCAGACCTCGAGCTGAACAGCTTTGTACGGGACAAGTCACAGAAGCAAGCTGACCTCTGTGTGAGCAAGTTCCTTCCAAAGAACTCGTTCATTCCCTCAGTCAACACCAACCCCGAAACAAGACAGACTGATAAGCGAGCAGTGAATGACCATTTACGCCACCCATCG GTGGCGCTGTCCAGACTTGCATCAGATCTGAGCAGCATGGTGAACAACCCTCAGTTGTGTGATGTGCAGCTCCAGGTGGACACTGGAGAGGTCTACTTTGCTCATTCCTTCATGGTTTATGCTcgctgccctctgctggcggaaatg GTACATGAATGTGGTTTTGGGGTGCAGGAGGATGGAATGCATGCAGCCCAGAGGGTGTTGATCAGTGAAGTACCAGCACAGGCAGTGCTTGCTTTTCTGCACTATCTCTACACAGCCAGTTGCTCGATCCCTGCATCCTTGCTGCCTCATGTCCTGGAGCTTGCATGCAG GTTTGACTTGCAGGAACTTCAGCAGCTTTGTAGCCAAAATTATGCATCAACTTTTGGAGATGAGGAAACCTACCTGAACCAGGAAGACAATGTTACCAACCAAACAGACCAGGAGTTTATGGCGCTCCTGATCTCCATGTGGAACGAAGATGAGAGCACAGATGTAGATGAAAGAAAAGCTTTTGAAAAAGATTGTCACACAAATGAATTCACAACAGATGAAACGGAGATATGTGAAGAAAACGTGAACGAAGAAGAACTGGAAGAGATCTATGAGTTTTCTgccacacagaaaaagaaaggagaagagaaagaggatgaTGATTTGGTTGAAGATGAAGGTGGAAAAGAAGTGTTCACAACACTGACAGAGTCAAGAAGCAGCTCCACAAGCttccttgtaaaaaaaattcagaactGTGAGGATGGAGAGGCCTCGTTGCTCCACTCTACCTCTGGCCAGCCAAAGATGTATATCCCTAAATTGCAAAATCATCACTCAACTCAAACACCTTCATCTAAACTGTCTAACAAATCCTTAAATCATTCTTCAGCAAGTGCAATTGATGACCTTTCCGTCAGTCTCCCACCTGCATCCAGCCTGCCTGCTGCAGGTCTGTCCGTGGGTCAAGGTACTGCTACCTTGGACATGTCTAAAGGTCTTCCTTTTATGTCAGAATGCCAAGGTCCTCATTCTCCTGAATCAcagcaaataaagaaagaaCCTGAGCTCATAGTTTTGTCTGATTCAAGTGATGAGACTGATGTTCTACTTTGTTGCCACAGTCCTTCACATCATTCTCCACAAACTGTCAAGAACCTTCAAAGGCAAACCCAGATCAAAACTCAACCTGTCCCGAAACCTAATAAATCCTCCCATGACAATAGTTCCAGCAACTTAGAGTTTAGTCCTGAAACTCCATTTGCACAAATTCAAACATGTAATCAGAGTACTTTGGAATGTTCTCCAGAGCTTTCCTGGCTGATTCCAAACACACCACTCCAACATGGGCAAAGCACCACAACCAGTTCAACTCAGACGAGAAGCAGGATGTGTAGGACGAAGCTCTTCCCTCAAGGTGATGATTTACAACCGTCACTCTCTGTTTTATCTCCTCCTTTACCACTCAACAGACTTCAGACCtcacacagttcaaccacagatCCGTCCCAAATCAAACCAACAGAAGACTGCATTCCCAGAATTAAATTGCAGGAAACGGTTTCTTGTTCCTCCAGCTTTGATCTAAGTTTTTGCCCAACAGTAACCAATAGCTGTGATGTGGCTGAAGTTAAACAAATTAATACACTAACCACAAGCCAGTCAAAGTTCCCACACCTGTCAAGTTCTACTTCCTCTAAGGAGGTCACCCCTTGTTACATACAGGCCCAGCCTTGCAGCAGCACTCCCCTGCATACTGAGCTCCACTTGTCCCCCGCTCCTCTTGCCACCTCCATGCTCAACAGTAACCTTGATAAGCGCAGGACAAGACAAGGGAGGGATAAGGTACCAACTGAGACCAGCCCAGAGAGAACAGAGTTGGGGAGTTTTCATCTTTCCCTGCTGTCTGACCCTTCAGATCAATCAGTTTCTTACTCGAACAGAGGTATTAAAATATCACAAAGGCACAGTGACTCCTCTCATCGAAGTGGACAATCAGAGTTCAGCAGTTGCGACAACACAGGGTCTAATCCAGTAAGGAGCGACATCACTGATGAATTGGGGCAGTcagaagcagcagaagaaacCAGACTGACAGAACATGATGTCAGGCATAGTTTCATGACCAGGGATGACCCCCCCATAGCTTTCAATGACTCATGGGCCCTTGATGTCTGTTTAGATGCCAACCTGAAGGATGAGCAGGAGCTAAGTCTGTCTCAGCAACAGACAGACATGCTTTGTTCCTCTGTAGGCTTCCAGCCTTCACCACCTGGTGACAGTATCCCTTTATTGAATAGCTTGTGCCCTGTGGCTGACTCCTCTACACCCAAAGTCCACAGTTTACAACCATCCAGGCTAGTATCACCTGATCTGACAACTCAGAACACTCCAGAGGACAGCAAAAGCCTCCTGGACTCGAAAATATGGGACGCctgggaagaagaggaggttgAGGAGGTGGAGACTCAAACTCTCCCTCTTTCGCAAAGGTTGAATCCTTCTGCTCAGCTCAAAACACCTG ctCCCGTGCACAAATCCAGTGGTGAACACAGACACTGTCTTTATGATTGTgtctcatcagcatcatctcACACAAAAAGGCGTACATTGGTGCCCATCACTCCTATGCCCCACTACTCTGACATGGACACGCCAGAACTCAAGAACAAACTCAGCAG ATTCGGTGTTCGGCCTTTGGCAAAGCGCCAGATGATCCTTAAATTGAAGGAGATTCATCAGTACACCCACCAGCTGGAGAGTTCGGATTCTGATGATGGGACCTCATCTGCAGGCTGCACAGCCAAGATGACGCTCCAACCCACTAATTTGGTAATCGCTGGCAAGAAGCCACACTTCTGTGCTCAGACAATGAAGCTTAAAGATCCCATTGCGCCAGCTTTCACATCCCCTCTAAAAGACAAGGAGGAAGGCAATCAATCTGCCTCACAGTCCTTTGACACCGTTTCAAGTGGAACAATTGAAGAATCTGAAAG GTCCAACCCTGAGCTGTGCCACTCCTCTGATGACGAATCAGAAAGTGACGTCACTCCCTCCCAGAAAAGGACATGCCTCCGTGCTGTGCAGTCCTTCATTCTGTCTGATCCAGAACTGTACACTCAAATCCTCCAGTACCAGCCTTTGGTTCTGTCCCAGCTCCACAAGCGACTTAAGGCATCCGGAATCCGCTTGAGTTCTGCCAAGTTGATGGATTTTCTGGACTCCCAGTGCATTACTTTTACCACTGCCAAACCGAGCCACTCTGCACCCGGATGCAGGCGAGGAAAGAAGATGGGCAGAGGAGCAAAGGCGGTGAATGAAAGTAAAAGATGCAAGGAAAGCAGTGTCACAGCAATCCATTGA